The proteins below come from a single Kitasatospora sp. NBC_00315 genomic window:
- a CDS encoding diaminopimelate decarboxylase, whose amino-acid sequence MNAGELRVQGIPVSHIAEEFGTPLFVYDADVLHEVYRTLRDGLHPAVDVFLSLKANPNVAIAGYLGSLGAGAEISSLVELMTVRRAGIAPENVIFLGPGKTRAELEACVAAGLHAVVCESLDELRALEEIAAEAGREEVPVLLRVNPDFHTKGSGLAMSGKPRQFGIDAELLRRSRPVIDGLRRVKVRGFHAYMGTRFLNAEDLVHNTRQILALAEELSQTLGVPLETVDFGGGFGVAYFDNEKDLDLAATVAGINEVVEPFVRAHPGCRLINELGRYLTALAGTYVVRALYVKESLGERFVVADGGTNHHMAAVGVGSFVKRNFPIRSLTRHGQEPEGVYTVTGPLCTPNDVIGRKVPLPPVAAGDLLGVERSGAYGPTASPGLFLSHGFPAEVLVHRGTAHLVRERDHQEELLAKQRLVDFGPPAVNGLPGPAAEE is encoded by the coding sequence GTGAACGCCGGGGAACTGCGGGTGCAGGGCATTCCCGTGTCACACATCGCCGAGGAGTTCGGCACACCGCTGTTCGTCTACGACGCCGACGTGCTGCACGAGGTCTACCGCACGCTGCGCGACGGGCTCCACCCGGCGGTGGACGTCTTCCTCTCGCTCAAGGCCAATCCCAACGTCGCGATCGCCGGGTACCTCGGCTCGCTGGGCGCCGGCGCCGAGATCTCCTCGCTCGTGGAGCTGATGACGGTCCGCCGGGCCGGTATCGCGCCGGAGAACGTGATCTTCCTGGGGCCCGGGAAGACCCGCGCGGAGCTGGAGGCCTGCGTGGCGGCGGGCCTGCACGCCGTCGTCTGCGAGTCCTTGGACGAGCTGCGCGCGCTGGAGGAGATCGCGGCCGAGGCCGGCCGTGAGGAGGTGCCGGTGCTGCTGCGCGTCAACCCGGACTTCCACACCAAGGGCTCGGGGCTGGCGATGAGCGGCAAGCCCCGGCAGTTCGGCATCGACGCCGAGCTGTTGCGCCGCTCCCGGCCGGTGATCGACGGACTTCGCCGGGTGAAGGTCCGCGGCTTCCACGCCTACATGGGCACCCGCTTCCTGAACGCCGAGGACCTGGTGCACAACACCCGCCAGATCCTGGCGCTCGCCGAGGAGCTGTCGCAGACCCTCGGCGTCCCGCTGGAGACGGTCGACTTCGGCGGCGGCTTCGGCGTCGCCTACTTCGACAACGAGAAGGACCTCGACCTGGCGGCCACGGTGGCCGGGATCAACGAGGTCGTCGAACCCTTCGTCCGGGCGCACCCCGGCTGCCGGCTGATCAACGAGCTCGGCCGCTATCTGACCGCTCTCGCCGGCACGTACGTGGTGCGCGCGCTGTACGTCAAGGAGTCGCTGGGCGAGCGGTTCGTGGTCGCGGACGGCGGGACCAACCACCACATGGCGGCGGTCGGCGTCGGCAGCTTCGTCAAGCGCAACTTCCCGATCCGCTCGCTGACCCGCCACGGGCAGGAGCCGGAGGGCGTCTACACCGTGACCGGGCCGCTGTGCACGCCCAACGACGTCATCGGCAGGAAGGTCCCGCTGCCGCCGGTCGCCGCCGGCGACCTGCTGGGCGTGGAGCGCTCCGGCGCGTACGGACCGACGGCCTCGCCCGGGCTGTTCCTCAGCCACGGCTTCCCCGCCGAGGTGCTCGTCCACCGCGGCACCGCGCACCTGGTCCGGGAGCGCGACCACCAGGAGGAACTGCTCGCCAAGCAGCGCCTCGTCGACTTCGGACCGCCGGCCGTCAACGGGCTGCCCGGCCCCGCAGCAGAGGAGTGA
- a CDS encoding acyl carrier protein — MERQNVVSAVEAALSEVLERAVGDLSEDARLFEDLHLDSTSVLELLMVLEDTVDISVDPEELDMDDFRSVGTLTDYVLSQRTGGA, encoded by the coding sequence ATGGAACGTCAGAACGTGGTGTCCGCGGTCGAGGCGGCCCTCAGCGAGGTGCTGGAACGTGCCGTCGGCGACCTCTCCGAGGACGCCCGGCTCTTCGAGGACCTGCACCTGGACTCGACCTCCGTACTGGAGCTGCTGATGGTGCTGGAGGACACCGTCGACATCTCGGTGGACCCGGAGGAGCTGGACATGGACGACTTCCGGTCGGTGGGCACGCTCACCGACTACGTCCTGTCCCAGCGGACCGGCGGGGCGTGA
- a CDS encoding 3-oxoacyl-[acyl-carrier-protein] synthase III C-terminal domain-containing protein — protein sequence MSTATTLERIESFLPERSVRIDELAGPLGLRRAEIGVFRKIYGLDRLRFDPGTGLFDLVLPAARRALAALPQGRRIEYVIYAHTMQTLTPPHIDAARVIRAELGLHEAEAFALTQQACVSSLGAVDLAGELLRAEGRPGAYALMVTGERAYSPKVQLIPNSAIMADAAAACLVTTGGSGDTVRSFLTRTLGEYAAGLDMTREEVQGFGAAYAGVLGDVILAAVREAGLDFADIDLVVPHNVNAVSWRQTIKEMGADPARFFLDNIPLYSHCYASDVFVNYTTLREQGRLVEGRHYVLVSVGLGATFGAMVITHRKGDAR from the coding sequence ATGAGCACCGCGACCACCCTGGAGCGGATCGAGTCGTTCCTTCCCGAACGCAGCGTGCGGATCGACGAACTGGCCGGCCCGCTGGGGCTGCGGCGCGCCGAGATCGGCGTGTTCCGGAAGATCTACGGTCTGGACCGGCTGCGGTTCGACCCCGGCACCGGCCTTTTCGACCTGGTGCTCCCCGCCGCCCGCCGCGCGCTGGCGGCGCTGCCGCAGGGGCGGCGGATCGAGTACGTGATCTACGCCCACACCATGCAGACCCTGACCCCGCCGCACATCGACGCCGCCCGGGTCATCCGCGCGGAGCTGGGACTGCACGAGGCCGAGGCGTTCGCCCTCACCCAGCAGGCCTGCGTGAGCAGCCTCGGGGCCGTCGACCTGGCCGGCGAGCTGCTGCGGGCGGAGGGCCGGCCGGGTGCGTACGCGCTGATGGTGACCGGGGAGCGGGCCTACTCGCCGAAGGTCCAGCTGATCCCGAACAGCGCGATCATGGCGGACGCGGCCGCCGCCTGCCTGGTGACCACCGGCGGATCCGGGGACACGGTGCGCTCCTTCCTGACCCGCACGCTCGGCGAGTACGCGGCCGGGCTGGACATGACCCGGGAGGAGGTCCAGGGCTTCGGCGCCGCCTACGCCGGAGTGCTCGGCGACGTCATCCTGGCGGCCGTCCGGGAGGCCGGGCTGGACTTCGCCGACATCGACCTGGTCGTTCCGCACAACGTCAACGCGGTCTCCTGGCGCCAGACGATCAAGGAGATGGGCGCGGACCCGGCCAGGTTCTTCCTCGACAACATCCCGCTGTACAGCCACTGCTACGCCTCGGACGTGTTCGTGAACTACACCACGCTGCGCGAGCAGGGCCGGCTCGTCGAGGGGCGTCACTACGTCCTGGTCTCGGTCGGCCTGGGCGCCACCTTCGGCGCCATGGTGATCACCCATCGGAAGGGAGACGCGCGATGA